In Pseudoalteromonas xiamenensis, the following are encoded in one genomic region:
- a CDS encoding lamin tail domain-containing protein, with protein MNETFNPERVEHLHQSLSSHSEKMTIWTQLNAQVTKGAETLHHQAEQNGLPLSPLHSWWQACYELCSGYQIKISQVEYGEEEYIVLTNHGPAILDLSHWTLISNLARPFVFPPQTHLQPGDSIRVDVQRYAALSFHHRGRLLSVSGDKLELRDNRGICVSSWVYEREATNFIVINYLSYDGQEKYTEADEFVELMNISPHWVDLSGWRLSSVRGKQVFVFAKRSKLAPFATCRVYTNHFDANTGGYSFQSPRAIWHNKGDEAQLHTAHGDMVYCYAY; from the coding sequence ATGAACGAGACCTTCAATCCAGAACGTGTTGAGCACTTACATCAGTCTCTGTCTTCGCACAGCGAAAAAATGACCATTTGGACGCAGTTGAACGCGCAAGTAACCAAAGGCGCTGAAACTTTACACCACCAAGCAGAGCAAAATGGCTTACCGCTATCGCCTTTGCATAGCTGGTGGCAAGCGTGTTATGAGCTGTGCTCCGGGTATCAAATAAAAATTAGCCAAGTTGAATACGGTGAAGAGGAATACATCGTGCTGACAAATCATGGCCCTGCCATCTTGGATTTGAGTCACTGGACCCTGATCTCGAACTTAGCTCGGCCGTTTGTTTTTCCGCCACAGACGCATTTGCAACCCGGGGATTCAATTCGAGTGGACGTACAGCGTTATGCTGCTTTGTCATTCCATCATCGCGGCAGATTGCTTTCGGTCAGTGGTGATAAGCTAGAGCTCAGAGACAACCGAGGTATTTGTGTTAGTAGCTGGGTGTATGAACGTGAAGCGACGAATTTTATTGTCATTAATTATCTTTCTTATGACGGACAAGAGAAATACACCGAAGCTGATGAATTTGTGGAGTTAATGAATATCTCTCCGCATTGGGTGGACTTATCTGGGTGGCGTTTAAGCTCGGTAAGAGGCAAGCAAGTGTTTGTATTTGCTAAGCGCAGTAAGCTTGCCCCGTTCGCCACGTGTCGCGTCTACACCAATCACTTTGACGCGAATACGGGCGGGTACAGCTTTCAAAGTCCACGCGCAATTTGGCATAACAAAGGGGATGAAGCTCAGCTACATACTGCGCATGGAGACATGGTGTACTGCTATGCTTATTGA
- a CDS encoding DUF2589 domain-containing protein has protein sequence MAGQTLTLQTLVEAIMGSISEAQDQIERQTLQNIYEWFDEDGRPKMISFRVPAFGPEADKKRANGETPERELHVPLITLTQNNPIKIKKLTSKFDISLNGVESLEEQENADGKLKKILSTDLFSRAGKKGERTASMEIEFEAGEATEAYLKLQNELLKLF, from the coding sequence ATGGCGGGACAAACCTTAACACTGCAAACTTTAGTTGAAGCCATCATGGGCTCCATTTCCGAAGCGCAAGACCAAATCGAGCGGCAAACGCTGCAAAACATTTATGAGTGGTTTGACGAAGACGGGCGACCAAAAATGATTTCATTTCGCGTACCCGCCTTTGGACCTGAAGCGGATAAAAAACGCGCGAACGGTGAAACTCCTGAACGAGAGTTGCATGTACCACTCATTACACTCACTCAGAACAATCCGATAAAAATCAAAAAGCTCACCTCAAAGTTCGATATCAGCCTCAATGGTGTCGAAAGTTTAGAGGAGCAAGAAAATGCGGATGGCAAACTAAAAAAAATTCTCTCCACCGATTTGTTCTCTCGAGCAGGGAAAAAAGGCGAACGAACCGCCAGTATGGAAATTGAATTTGAGGCAGGCGAAGCAACTGAAGCATACCTCAAATTACAAAATGAACTCTTAAAACTGTTTTAA
- the hemE gene encoding uroporphyrinogen decarboxylase, whose translation MSELKNDRYLRALLKQPVDVTPVWMMRQAGRYLPEYRATRAQAGDFMSLCKNAELACEVTLQPLRRYPLDAAILFSDILTIPDAMGLGLYFETGEGPRFERPINSLADVQAIPRLDPTDELGYVMNAVSTIRRELKGEVPLIGFSGSPWTLATYMVEGGSSKTFGKIKKMAFAEPKTLHLLLDKLADSVIDYLNAQIKAGAQSVMVFDSWGGVLSPRDYNEFSLQYMHKIVDGLIRENDGRKVPVTLFTKNGGQWIEKIAATGCDAIGLDWTIDIADARRRVGEKVALQGNMDPAMLHGTHDRIREEVQNILAGFGHGTGHVFNLGHGITPDVDPENAGVFINAVHEFSRQYHQD comes from the coding sequence ATGAGCGAATTGAAAAACGATCGTTATTTACGTGCGCTGTTAAAGCAACCTGTTGACGTGACACCGGTTTGGATGATGCGTCAAGCTGGGCGTTATCTACCAGAATACCGTGCAACACGTGCGCAAGCGGGTGATTTCATGAGTCTTTGTAAAAACGCAGAGTTGGCGTGTGAAGTAACATTGCAACCATTACGTCGCTATCCGCTCGATGCTGCGATCCTATTCAGCGATATTTTGACCATTCCAGATGCAATGGGCTTAGGTTTGTATTTTGAGACAGGCGAAGGTCCTCGTTTCGAAAGACCGATTAACAGTCTGGCTGATGTTCAAGCGATCCCTCGTTTAGACCCAACTGACGAGCTTGGCTATGTCATGAATGCGGTAAGCACTATCCGCCGTGAATTGAAAGGGGAAGTCCCGTTAATTGGTTTCTCTGGTTCTCCTTGGACGTTAGCTACATACATGGTTGAAGGTGGGAGCAGCAAAACGTTCGGTAAAATTAAAAAGATGGCGTTTGCTGAACCAAAGACCTTGCACTTACTTTTAGATAAGTTGGCGGATTCTGTTATTGACTACCTCAATGCGCAAATTAAAGCTGGTGCTCAATCGGTAATGGTTTTTGACTCATGGGGTGGTGTACTAAGTCCACGTGATTACAATGAGTTCTCGCTGCAATACATGCACAAAATTGTCGATGGTCTGATTCGTGAAAACGATGGTCGTAAAGTACCTGTCACGCTATTTACTAAAAATGGCGGTCAATGGATTGAGAAGATTGCGGCAACTGGATGCGATGCAATCGGTTTAGATTGGACGATTGATATTGCGGATGCTCGCCGTCGCGTGGGTGAAAAAGTCGCTCTGCAAGGTAATATGGACCCAGCGATGTTACACGGTACGCATGACCGTATTCGTGAAGAAGTTCAGAATATTCTTGCCGGTTTTGGTCATGGCACAGGTCATGTATTCAATTTAGGGCATGGTATTACACCAGACGTCGACCCAGAAAACGCAGGGGTCTTTATCAATGCGGTTCATGAGTTTAGTCGTCAATATCACCAAGACTAA
- a CDS encoding glycoside hydrolase family 19 protein translates to MQNNVSQAVDYNSICQIVPTTSESVLHPFVDPLNNHLPGFSINTPSRIAHFLAQVAHESGGFRHRWENLNYSATALTTLFAKYFPNQVMAESYARQPEAIANRIYASRMGNGTEASGDGWRFRGRGLIQLTGRENYLRRGQWLGENLISEPERVAEDLNICVLSACWYWQSKRLNTFADEDDILHITRRINGGLHGLAERKAYLDRAKAVFAKEFNL, encoded by the coding sequence ATGCAAAACAATGTCTCGCAAGCGGTCGATTACAACTCAATTTGTCAAATTGTCCCAACCACATCCGAGTCCGTGTTACACCCATTTGTAGATCCTCTAAACAACCACTTGCCAGGTTTTTCTATTAACACCCCGTCGCGCATTGCGCATTTTCTAGCGCAAGTAGCCCATGAAAGCGGAGGCTTTCGACATCGTTGGGAAAACCTCAATTACAGTGCAACCGCATTGACAACTTTATTCGCCAAATATTTTCCCAATCAGGTAATGGCGGAGAGTTATGCCCGTCAGCCGGAAGCTATCGCCAACCGTATTTATGCGAGTCGCATGGGCAATGGCACAGAAGCATCCGGTGACGGATGGCGCTTTCGTGGGCGAGGTTTAATTCAATTAACAGGTCGAGAAAATTACCTGCGCCGCGGTCAATGGCTTGGAGAAAATCTGATATCAGAACCTGAACGAGTAGCAGAGGATCTAAATATTTGCGTGCTTTCAGCATGTTGGTATTGGCAGTCTAAGCGCTTAAACACGTTCGCCGATGAAGACGATATCCTGCATATCACGCGGCGTATCAATGGTGGACTACACGGATTAGCAGAGCGAAAAGCCTATTTAGACCGTGCTAAAGCGGTATTCGCAAAGGAGTTTAACCTATGA
- a CDS encoding DUF2589 domain-containing protein, translating to MSELVKMSDQFGGLPMDQLIGGPLSAACDAQVSLAKATSDFIETVGFENGKVRMVPFSFEKPEQIQQPDGSVKIESTAYEIKVPFISIVSVPTLQVTEVDVNFMMEVKSSFSEQTKDDRQASFEAEASGRIGPFSVRVKCQGSISSSKETQRKSDNSAKYDVTVKARQTGTPEGLSRVLDILQQSIAPVPAASEPKAA from the coding sequence ATGAGTGAATTAGTAAAAATGTCAGATCAATTTGGTGGCTTACCAATGGACCAACTGATTGGTGGTCCTTTGTCAGCAGCATGTGATGCACAAGTTTCACTCGCTAAAGCAACCTCTGACTTTATCGAAACCGTTGGCTTTGAAAATGGTAAAGTACGTATGGTGCCATTTAGCTTCGAAAAGCCGGAACAAATTCAACAACCAGATGGCTCGGTAAAAATTGAAAGCACTGCGTATGAAATCAAAGTACCGTTCATTTCAATCGTGTCAGTACCGACCTTGCAAGTCACCGAAGTTGATGTGAACTTCATGATGGAAGTGAAGTCGTCATTCAGTGAGCAGACAAAAGACGATCGCCAAGCATCGTTCGAAGCTGAAGCTTCAGGCCGCATTGGACCATTTAGCGTCCGCGTAAAATGCCAAGGCTCGATTTCTTCAAGCAAAGAGACTCAACGTAAATCAGACAACTCTGCAAAATACGATGTAACCGTGAAAGCTCGCCAAACAGGTACGCCTGAAGGTCTGTCTCGCGTACTCGATATTCTGCAACAGTCGATTGCGCCGGTGCCTGCTGCATCAGAGCCAAAAGCGGCATAA
- the fkpA gene encoding FKBP-type peptidyl-prolyl cis-trans isomerase, which translates to MKHTLKLSLIAASVLALAACNQKAEEKVAEVKLDTEAQQQAYGIGASVGNFLQKDLADKKELGIELDQKLLMRGFEDALAGNAKIDEAKIREVLTALDTSVREKQAEHAKVEAEKNKTDGEKFLADNAKKEGVTTTDSGLQYEVLVQGEGKKPLATDVVKVHYKGTLLDGTEFDSSYSRNQPATFPLKGVIAGWTEGLQLMPVGSKFRFTIPSELAYGERDLGRIPSNSTLVFEVELLEIQEEASSAAE; encoded by the coding sequence GCGGCATCAGTGCTTGCGCTAGCAGCATGTAATCAAAAAGCAGAAGAAAAAGTAGCGGAAGTGAAACTAGACACGGAAGCACAGCAACAAGCATACGGTATCGGTGCGTCGGTTGGTAATTTCTTACAAAAAGACCTTGCCGATAAAAAAGAGTTAGGCATTGAACTTGATCAAAAACTGCTTATGCGTGGTTTTGAAGATGCGCTAGCGGGTAACGCGAAAATTGATGAAGCGAAAATTCGTGAAGTGTTAACTGCACTTGATACCTCTGTACGTGAGAAACAAGCTGAACACGCGAAAGTGGAAGCTGAGAAAAACAAAACAGATGGTGAAAAATTCCTAGCAGATAACGCGAAAAAAGAAGGCGTTACAACGACGGATTCAGGTCTTCAGTATGAAGTACTTGTACAAGGTGAAGGTAAAAAGCCACTTGCAACTGATGTAGTAAAAGTACATTACAAAGGCACCTTGTTAGATGGCACTGAGTTTGATAGTTCATACTCACGTAACCAACCAGCAACCTTCCCATTGAAAGGCGTAATCGCAGGTTGGACTGAAGGTCTTCAACTTATGCCTGTTGGCTCAAAGTTCCGTTTCACTATTCCTTCTGAATTAGCATACGGTGAGCGTGACCTGGGTCGTATCCCGTCTAATTCAACATTGGTATTTGAAGTTGAGTTGCTTGAAATTCAAGAAGAAGCTTCTTCTGCAGCTGAGTAA
- the rsd gene encoding sigma D regulator, which produces MLERLEQAQEQWGGSHSVIDNWLAERQELLVKYYHLAGCAPYDKKDHALPEQAQIQAFCQILLDYLSAGHFEIYDDLVQQCQKKGPESLKLAQALYPRIAESTDLALDFNDKYAEAKGEGLLDQFDKELSELGEALEQRFELEDELIHNLYANHTDV; this is translated from the coding sequence ATGCTTGAGCGTTTAGAACAAGCCCAAGAACAATGGGGCGGCAGCCATTCGGTTATCGATAACTGGCTTGCAGAACGTCAAGAACTGCTGGTCAAGTATTATCACCTAGCAGGGTGTGCGCCGTACGACAAAAAAGATCACGCGTTACCTGAACAAGCGCAAATTCAAGCGTTTTGTCAGATTTTATTAGACTACTTGTCGGCTGGTCATTTTGAGATTTACGATGATTTGGTACAGCAGTGCCAGAAGAAAGGCCCAGAGAGCTTAAAGCTCGCGCAAGCACTCTATCCACGTATTGCAGAAAGTACAGATCTTGCTCTCGACTTCAACGACAAATACGCTGAAGCGAAAGGTGAAGGTTTATTAGACCAGTTTGATAAAGAATTGTCGGAGCTAGGTGAGGCACTAGAGCAGCGTTTTGAGCTCGAAGATGAGCTTATCCATAATTTATACGCTAACCATACTGACGTATAA
- a CDS encoding AraC family transcriptional regulator codes for MPPFEHIPLHAHPFGQLAYISQGVLTMVTEQGTFVIPPQQALWIPPQVAHESYCRYGGAFRSVYVNLEFCEALGDTAYTMDVDELLRAMILEVCRWPTDYDLDEPKKRFIQVFIDRVLSAPKNAFFFAHASDPRLTLIVSELHSNPSCQRTLEQWGDLVGASSRTLNRLFHKHFDMSFRDWKQKYRAARAIELLSAGLSQQAVANQLGYESSASFNHAFKKVFSQSPGHYVKQRSLRA; via the coding sequence ATGCCCCCCTTTGAGCATATTCCGTTGCACGCACACCCATTTGGTCAACTAGCTTACATTAGCCAAGGTGTGCTCACGATGGTGACTGAACAAGGTACGTTCGTCATTCCTCCCCAACAAGCCCTTTGGATCCCTCCTCAAGTCGCTCACGAAAGTTATTGCCGCTACGGCGGTGCATTTCGGAGCGTCTACGTTAATTTAGAATTTTGTGAAGCGCTGGGCGATACCGCGTATACTATGGATGTCGATGAGCTGTTGCGGGCGATGATTTTGGAAGTGTGTCGTTGGCCGACGGATTATGACCTCGACGAACCAAAAAAACGATTCATTCAAGTCTTCATTGACCGAGTGCTTAGCGCACCCAAAAATGCATTTTTCTTTGCGCATGCCAGTGACCCACGCTTAACCTTGATTGTCAGTGAATTGCACAGTAACCCATCCTGCCAACGTACTTTAGAGCAATGGGGCGATTTAGTAGGAGCATCCAGTCGGACTCTCAACCGCTTATTCCACAAACATTTCGATATGAGTTTTCGCGACTGGAAACAAAAATATCGGGCGGCGCGTGCCATCGAACTGTTAAGCGCCGGCCTTTCTCAACAAGCCGTGGCAAATCAGTTGGGCTATGAATCATCCGCCTCGTTCAATCACGCCTTTAAGAAGGTCTTTTCACAATCCCCTGGACACTACGTGAAGCAACGTTCACTGCGCGCCTAA